The proteins below are encoded in one region of Alistipes communis:
- the yidC gene encoding membrane protein insertase YidC: protein MDKKSIIGIVLIGILFFGFTIYSSRQQQKYQEELAAYQAAHPELTQPVVPDSSAVAAASVVESLGAATPDSTRLAREVAVLGDFLAAAKNAAPQEIVVENDVMKVRFSTGGGIVRSVTLKDYTRYGRQGERNEPIEMFVPESAKFDLSFFIKNGLNNVKVNTSEYTFTADPVVRTDTAQIVRMRLPVAEGAALEYRYVVYDEATPSRDYLVDYTVRLVGMAPYMANQSSIGIAWSNTSYRNERGFKNENMYTTVAYRVPGEGSIDDLSMSEGAKEEKISSSVEWIAFKQQFFSSVLIARDDFLYADVAYDTASPDSGLIKAFSATMAVPYTAQTEQYDFSFYFGPNKYAVLKKIDDAQGQSLLLDRLIPMGWGIIGWVSRWLVIPVFDFLRQYIPSFGWIILILAILIKIIVSPLTYKSYISQAKMRIIKPEIDALNAKYPKQDDAMKKQQEMMALYKKAGINPLGGCIPMLIQLPILIAMFRFFPSSIELRGQSLWWAHDLSSYDSILNLPFSIPFYGDHVSLFALLMALSTFGFSYMSYQQTASAQPQMAGMKFMMVYMMPVFMLCWFNDYSSGLCYYYLLFNLLTIAQTFLIRRMVDDGKIHAVMEANANKAKNKKKSKFQLRYEELMRQQEAQSRSGKKGTKRK from the coding sequence ATGGATAAAAAATCAATCATAGGCATCGTACTTATCGGGATTCTGTTTTTCGGTTTCACGATTTACAGTTCCCGGCAGCAACAGAAATATCAGGAGGAGCTGGCCGCTTATCAGGCGGCCCATCCCGAATTGACGCAGCCCGTCGTCCCCGATTCGTCGGCCGTGGCCGCAGCGTCGGTCGTGGAGTCGCTCGGTGCGGCGACGCCCGATTCGACTCGTCTGGCACGCGAAGTGGCCGTGCTGGGTGATTTCCTCGCCGCGGCCAAGAACGCTGCGCCGCAGGAGATCGTCGTAGAGAACGACGTGATGAAGGTGCGCTTTTCGACCGGAGGAGGCATCGTGCGCTCCGTGACGCTCAAAGACTATACCCGTTACGGCCGTCAGGGCGAACGCAACGAACCGATCGAGATGTTCGTCCCCGAAAGCGCGAAGTTCGATCTGTCGTTTTTCATCAAAAACGGCCTGAACAACGTGAAGGTCAATACGTCGGAATATACCTTCACGGCCGATCCGGTCGTCCGTACCGACACGGCGCAGATCGTCCGTATGCGGCTGCCCGTCGCCGAGGGCGCGGCGTTGGAATACCGCTACGTGGTCTACGACGAGGCGACGCCCTCGCGCGACTATCTGGTCGACTACACGGTGCGTCTGGTCGGGATGGCCCCCTACATGGCCAACCAGAGCAGCATCGGCATCGCGTGGAGCAACACCTCCTACCGGAACGAGCGCGGTTTCAAGAACGAGAACATGTACACGACGGTCGCCTACCGCGTTCCGGGCGAAGGGTCGATCGACGACCTGTCGATGAGCGAGGGGGCCAAGGAGGAGAAGATCTCTTCGTCGGTGGAGTGGATCGCCTTCAAGCAGCAGTTCTTCTCGTCGGTGCTCATCGCCCGCGACGACTTCCTCTACGCCGACGTGGCGTACGATACCGCATCGCCCGATTCGGGGCTTATCAAGGCTTTTTCGGCCACGATGGCCGTACCCTATACGGCCCAGACCGAACAGTACGACTTCTCGTTCTACTTCGGTCCCAACAAGTATGCCGTGTTGAAGAAGATCGACGACGCGCAGGGCCAATCGCTGCTGCTCGACCGACTGATCCCCATGGGCTGGGGCATTATCGGGTGGGTGAGCCGCTGGCTGGTGATCCCCGTCTTCGATTTCCTGCGGCAGTATATTCCGAGCTTCGGCTGGATCATCCTCATCCTGGCGATCCTCATCAAGATCATCGTTTCGCCGCTGACTTACAAGAGCTATATCTCGCAGGCCAAGATGCGCATCATCAAACCCGAGATCGACGCCCTGAATGCCAAGTATCCCAAGCAGGACGACGCGATGAAGAAGCAGCAGGAGATGATGGCCCTCTACAAGAAGGCGGGCATCAATCCGCTGGGAGGGTGCATCCCGATGCTGATCCAGCTCCCGATCCTGATCGCCATGTTCCGTTTCTTCCCCTCGTCGATCGAGTTGCGGGGACAGTCGCTCTGGTGGGCGCACGACCTGTCGTCGTACGACAGCATCCTGAATCTGCCCTTCTCGATCCCCTTCTACGGCGACCACGTGAGTCTGTTCGCGCTGCTCATGGCGCTCTCGACCTTCGGGTTCTCCTATATGAGCTATCAGCAGACGGCTTCCGCACAGCCGCAGATGGCGGGCATGAAGTTCATGATGGTCTACATGATGCCGGTCTTCATGCTCTGCTGGTTCAACGACTATTCGAGCGGTCTGTGCTACTACTACCTGCTGTTCAACCTGCTGACCATCGCCCAGACCTTCCTGATCCGCCGCATGGTGGACGACGGGAAGATTCACGCCGTCATGGAGGCCAACGCCAACAAGGCGAAGAACAAGAAGAAGTCGAAGTTCCAGTTGCGCTACGAAGAGCTGATGCGCCAGCAGGAGGCGCAGAGCCGTTCCGGAAAGAAAGGCACGAAGCGCAAGTAG
- a CDS encoding CTP synthase has translation MKLKKPKYIFVTGGVASSLGKGIISASIARLLQARGYTVTIQKLDPYINIDPGTLNPYEHGECYVTEDGTETDLDLGHYERFTSITTSKANNVTTGKIYKSVIEKERRGDYLGKTVQVIPHITDEIKRRIQLLAQQKVYDIIITELGGTVGDIESLPFIESVRQLRYALGYRDTALVHLTLIPYMAASGELKTKPTQHSVKALMENGLQPDILVLRTERALSQGLRRKVALFCNVDANAVMESIDVPTIYEVPLRMHDQHLDEVVLSKLDLPADCEPDMEQWKAFVEKVKNPHHKIEIALVGKYTELPDAYKSISEAFIHAGAMNDCKVKLRYVNSEKIDDANVDEILGRMAGILVAPGFGNRGIEGKIAAVKYAREHGVPFMGICLGMQCAVIEFARNVLKMKDANSTEMEPSTKHPVIDLMEEQKGVTAKGGTMRLGGYPCQLRPDSKAAAAYGATDIVERHRHRYEFNNDYLGDFESHGMIPAGVNPETGLVEVVELTGHPWFVGTQYHPEYKSTVQRPHPLFVAFVAAALKYSGN, from the coding sequence ATGAAACTCAAAAAACCGAAGTACATCTTTGTTACCGGCGGCGTGGCTTCTTCGCTGGGCAAAGGCATCATCTCGGCATCGATCGCCCGCCTGTTGCAGGCGCGCGGCTATACGGTGACCATCCAGAAGCTCGACCCTTACATCAACATCGATCCCGGGACGCTCAACCCCTACGAGCACGGCGAGTGCTACGTTACCGAAGACGGTACGGAGACCGATCTCGATCTGGGGCACTACGAGCGCTTTACGTCGATCACAACCTCGAAGGCCAACAACGTCACCACGGGCAAAATCTATAAAAGCGTCATCGAAAAGGAGCGCCGCGGCGATTACCTGGGCAAGACCGTGCAGGTCATTCCCCATATCACCGACGAGATCAAGCGGCGCATTCAACTGTTGGCGCAGCAGAAGGTCTACGACATCATCATCACCGAACTGGGCGGCACGGTGGGCGACATCGAGTCGCTGCCCTTCATCGAGTCGGTGCGCCAGCTGCGCTATGCGCTCGGCTACCGCGATACGGCGCTCGTGCACCTGACGCTGATCCCCTACATGGCCGCTTCGGGCGAGTTGAAGACCAAGCCTACGCAACATTCGGTCAAGGCATTGATGGAAAACGGTCTGCAACCCGACATCCTGGTGCTCCGCACCGAACGGGCGTTGTCGCAGGGGCTTCGCCGCAAGGTGGCGCTCTTCTGCAACGTCGACGCCAACGCCGTGATGGAATCGATCGACGTGCCTACGATCTACGAGGTGCCGTTGCGTATGCACGATCAGCATCTGGACGAGGTGGTGCTCTCGAAACTCGACCTTCCGGCCGACTGCGAACCCGATATGGAGCAGTGGAAGGCTTTCGTGGAGAAGGTCAAGAATCCGCACCACAAGATCGAGATCGCGCTGGTGGGAAAATATACCGAACTGCCCGATGCCTACAAGTCGATCAGCGAAGCCTTCATCCATGCCGGCGCGATGAACGACTGCAAGGTCAAGCTGCGTTACGTCAATTCGGAGAAGATCGACGATGCGAACGTCGACGAGATACTGGGCCGGATGGCCGGCATCCTCGTGGCGCCGGGCTTCGGCAACCGCGGCATCGAGGGGAAGATCGCGGCCGTGAAGTATGCCCGCGAGCACGGCGTGCCGTTCATGGGCATCTGTCTGGGTATGCAGTGCGCCGTGATCGAGTTCGCGCGCAACGTATTGAAGATGAAGGATGCCAATTCGACCGAAATGGAGCCTTCGACCAAACATCCGGTCATCGACCTGATGGAGGAGCAGAAGGGTGTGACGGCCAAGGGCGGCACGATGCGTCTGGGCGGTTATCCCTGCCAGTTGCGGCCCGATTCGAAAGCCGCCGCCGCTTACGGTGCGACCGACATCGTCGAGCGGCACCGCCACCGTTACGAGTTCAACAACGATTATCTGGGCGATTTCGAGTCGCACGGCATGATCCCCGCAGGCGTCAATCCCGAAACGGGGCTGGTCGAGGTGGTCGAGCTGACCGGTCATCCGTGGTTCGTCGGCACGCAGTATCATCCCGAGTACAAGAGTACGGTGCAGCGTCCGCATCCCCTGTTCGTGGCCTTCGTGGCTGCGGCGTTGAAATACAGTGGTAACTAA
- a CDS encoding response regulator transcription factor — translation MSHRILLVDDEDDILEFVRYNLQREGYEVFTARDGAEGVARALEVHPHLILLDRMMPRMDGLETCRRLREHDELKDTMIVFLTALGEDEHQLTGFAAGADDYISKPIKMHILVSRLKAILKRIGAGDAAPRDTGGVTIDPARYIVKRNGEEISLPRKEFALLTLLMSDPGRLFSREEIYSRVWGEDVVVGDRTIDVHIRKLRQKIGDEHIITVKGVGYKYEK, via the coding sequence ATGAGTCACCGCATTCTTTTGGTCGACGACGAAGACGACATCCTCGAATTCGTCCGCTACAACCTCCAACGCGAAGGTTACGAAGTATTCACCGCCCGCGACGGCGCCGAAGGGGTCGCCCGCGCACTCGAAGTGCATCCGCATCTGATCCTGCTCGACCGGATGATGCCCCGCATGGACGGGCTCGAAACCTGCCGCCGCCTGCGCGAGCACGACGAACTGAAAGACACGATGATCGTCTTCCTCACGGCGCTGGGCGAAGACGAGCACCAGCTCACGGGATTCGCCGCCGGAGCCGACGACTACATCAGCAAACCGATCAAGATGCACATCCTGGTCAGCCGTCTGAAAGCGATCCTCAAACGCATCGGCGCCGGCGATGCGGCACCCCGCGATACGGGCGGCGTCACGATCGATCCGGCCCGTTACATCGTCAAACGCAACGGGGAGGAGATCTCCCTGCCGCGCAAGGAGTTCGCGCTGCTGACGCTGCTGATGTCCGATCCGGGACGGCTCTTCTCGCGCGAGGAGATCTACTCCCGCGTATGGGGCGAGGACGTAGTGGTCGGCGACCGCACGATCGACGTCCACATTCGCAAACTGCGGCAGAAGATCGGCGACGAACACATTATCACCGTCAAGGGCGTGGGTTACAAGTACGAGAAATAA
- a CDS encoding DUF349 domain-containing protein — protein sequence MATKITNPSVPEEQVSNAEDVQKTSASEAPAAELVTVAVPAEDPAGEPVAAAVGETAAEPPVEAAAPAEEPVGAAPVEEPETAVPAVASAGEAVAAPAEGVDFADEEAALAARSAGLDEEEPADGEAVDEGAAGASDALFDGRSEEEMVSLFAKMLDEEPVQSLRRVVEAVKIAFYKAHRAEVEAQRRAFVEAGGDEAEFVPAADAQELRLKDLFKEYRRRRDEFIASLDAEKEANLKIKLQIIEELKELVNSDETLNHTFTKFRELQQRWKETGLVPQQNVKDLWETYNLHVENFYNFIKINKELRDLDLKKNYEQKLALCEAAEALVLEPSIVEAFHKLQKLHDEWRETGPVANEFKETLWERFKEASSRINKQHQAFFENIKAEQTKNLELKAGLCEQTEELAQQLYTTRKEWNRASDRLLEIQKVWKTIGFAPKKDNTRIYERFRTACDRFFEAKRRFYADVKTEMEHNLQLKNELCEAAEALQMSEEWKKTTDELIALQARWKEIGAVSRRYSDQVWKRFRAACDKFFERKAAHFSDVDGQYEQNLVRKQALLDEMAAADVKEGGFEMIKEFQRRWSEIGFVPIKRKDEIQKRYKECVDTLFSVLRGSERDRSMSRFREKVSAFKASGDRRIRTERDRLYNRVKQLESDIALLENNIGFFAHSKGAEALIADVREKIERAKREMADTIEKVKLIDREAARESEDREA from the coding sequence ATGGCTACTAAAATCACCAACCCCTCTGTTCCGGAGGAACAAGTCAGCAATGCTGAAGATGTGCAGAAAACGTCCGCTTCCGAGGCTCCCGCAGCGGAGCTTGTAACCGTCGCCGTACCGGCCGAAGATCCCGCGGGGGAACCCGTGGCGGCCGCCGTCGGGGAGACTGCCGCCGAGCCGCCCGTGGAGGCTGCCGCTCCTGCGGAGGAGCCTGTCGGGGCCGCACCGGTGGAAGAGCCGGAGACGGCTGTTCCGGCCGTAGCGTCTGCCGGGGAAGCGGTCGCCGCACCGGCCGAAGGGGTCGATTTCGCGGACGAGGAGGCTGCATTGGCCGCGCGGAGCGCGGGGCTCGACGAGGAGGAGCCGGCAGACGGTGAAGCGGTGGACGAAGGTGCGGCCGGAGCGTCGGATGCGCTTTTCGACGGCCGGAGCGAGGAGGAGATGGTCTCCCTGTTCGCCAAGATGCTCGACGAGGAGCCGGTACAGTCGTTGCGCCGGGTGGTGGAAGCCGTCAAGATAGCCTTCTACAAGGCGCACCGCGCCGAGGTCGAGGCGCAGCGCAGGGCTTTTGTCGAAGCCGGCGGCGACGAAGCGGAGTTCGTGCCTGCTGCCGATGCTCAGGAGCTTCGGCTCAAAGACCTGTTCAAGGAGTACCGCCGCCGCCGCGACGAGTTCATCGCGTCGCTCGACGCCGAGAAGGAAGCCAACCTGAAAATCAAGTTGCAGATCATCGAGGAGTTGAAGGAACTGGTCAACTCGGACGAGACGCTCAACCATACGTTCACCAAGTTCCGCGAATTGCAGCAGCGCTGGAAGGAGACGGGGCTGGTTCCCCAGCAGAACGTCAAGGATCTGTGGGAGACCTACAACCTGCATGTCGAGAATTTCTACAACTTCATCAAGATCAACAAGGAGTTGCGCGACCTCGATCTGAAAAAGAACTACGAGCAGAAGCTCGCGCTGTGCGAAGCGGCCGAGGCGCTGGTTCTGGAACCGTCGATCGTGGAGGCATTTCACAAATTGCAGAAACTCCACGACGAGTGGCGTGAGACGGGCCCCGTCGCCAATGAGTTCAAGGAGACGCTTTGGGAGCGTTTCAAGGAGGCTTCGAGCCGTATAAACAAGCAGCATCAGGCCTTCTTCGAGAACATCAAGGCCGAGCAGACGAAAAATCTCGAACTGAAAGCGGGGCTCTGCGAGCAGACCGAAGAGCTTGCCCAGCAGCTCTACACCACGCGCAAGGAGTGGAACCGGGCCAGCGACCGTCTGTTGGAGATACAGAAGGTGTGGAAGACGATCGGCTTCGCGCCGAAGAAGGACAATACCCGCATCTACGAGCGGTTCCGTACGGCGTGCGACCGGTTTTTCGAGGCCAAGCGCCGCTTCTATGCCGACGTGAAGACCGAAATGGAGCACAACCTTCAATTGAAGAACGAGCTGTGCGAAGCGGCCGAAGCGTTGCAGATGAGCGAGGAGTGGAAGAAGACGACCGATGAACTGATCGCCTTGCAGGCTCGCTGGAAGGAGATCGGCGCCGTGTCGCGCCGTTACTCCGATCAGGTGTGGAAGCGTTTTCGTGCCGCGTGCGACAAGTTCTTCGAGCGCAAGGCGGCGCACTTCTCGGACGTGGACGGCCAGTACGAGCAGAACCTCGTCCGCAAGCAGGCGCTTCTGGACGAAATGGCCGCAGCCGACGTCAAGGAGGGCGGTTTCGAGATGATCAAGGAGTTCCAGCGCCGTTGGAGCGAGATCGGTTTCGTGCCCATCAAGCGTAAGGACGAGATACAGAAGCGCTACAAGGAGTGCGTCGATACGCTCTTCTCGGTGCTGCGCGGTTCGGAGCGCGACCGTTCGATGTCGCGGTTCCGCGAGAAGGTCTCGGCCTTCAAGGCGTCGGGCGACCGCCGGATCCGCACCGAACGCGACCGTCTTTACAATCGGGTGAAGCAGTTGGAGTCCGATATCGCCCTGTTGGAGAACAACATCGGTTTCTTCGCCCATTCGAAAGGCGCCGAGGCGCTGATCGCCGACGTGCGCGAGAAGATCGAGCGCGCCAAGCGCGAAATGGCCGACACGATCGAGAAGGTGAAGCTCATCGACCGCGAAGCGGCCCGGGAGTCGGAGGATCGCGAGGCATAG
- a CDS encoding acetate/propionate family kinase: MVILVLNCGSSSIKYQVIDMEQTGSTLLAKGLVERIGLSDGVLTHKPVGRENFELHRAIPDHTTGIRLVLDALTDPAHGVVGSLDEIKAVGHRVAHGGEFFPQSCIVDEDVKRKIRSLFEIAPLHNPANLEGVLSIEKVLPGTPQVTVFDTSFHQTIPAMNYLYALPHAYYEKYRVRKYGFHGTSHHYVARKGAELAGLDYEKSKIVTCHIGNGASVTAVLDGKSYDTSMGFSPLDGLVMGTRCGAIDASAITFIGAKEGMSYAELDEMMNKRSGVQGMTDLSSDMRDIDKAYNEGNPRAIVARDMYYNRVKKFVGAYAAEMGGVDLIVFTGGVGENSRELRRSVCAGLEFMGVEFDPAANEVRGEDKILSTPASRVKVAVIATDEELMIATDTYNLVK; encoded by the coding sequence ATGGTTATCTTAGTACTCAACTGCGGCAGTTCCTCTATCAAATACCAGGTGATCGACATGGAGCAGACCGGCAGCACGCTGCTGGCCAAAGGCTTGGTCGAACGCATCGGACTCAGCGACGGCGTCCTCACCCACAAACCCGTCGGACGAGAGAATTTCGAGCTGCACCGCGCCATTCCCGACCACACGACCGGCATCCGCCTGGTACTCGACGCGCTGACAGATCCGGCGCACGGCGTCGTCGGGTCGCTCGACGAGATCAAAGCCGTCGGTCACCGCGTGGCGCACGGCGGCGAATTCTTCCCCCAAAGCTGCATCGTCGACGAAGATGTGAAGCGGAAGATCCGCTCGCTGTTCGAGATCGCGCCGCTGCACAACCCCGCCAATTTGGAAGGCGTTCTCTCGATCGAGAAGGTGCTGCCCGGTACGCCGCAGGTGACGGTCTTCGACACCTCGTTCCATCAGACCATTCCCGCCATGAACTACCTCTACGCCCTGCCTCACGCCTACTACGAAAAATATCGCGTGCGCAAATACGGTTTCCACGGCACGAGCCACCACTACGTGGCGCGCAAAGGCGCCGAACTGGCGGGGCTCGACTATGAAAAATCGAAAATCGTCACCTGCCACATCGGCAACGGCGCCTCCGTGACGGCCGTGCTCGACGGCAAATCCTACGATACGTCGATGGGCTTCTCGCCGCTCGACGGGCTGGTGATGGGCACGCGCTGCGGAGCGATCGACGCATCGGCGATCACTTTCATCGGCGCGAAGGAGGGAATGAGCTATGCCGAACTGGACGAGATGATGAACAAGCGTTCGGGCGTGCAGGGCATGACCGATCTGTCGAGCGACATGCGCGACATCGACAAAGCCTACAACGAAGGGAATCCCCGTGCCATCGTGGCCCGTGATATGTACTACAACCGTGTGAAGAAGTTCGTGGGGGCCTATGCGGCCGAGATGGGAGGGGTCGACCTCATCGTCTTCACGGGCGGCGTGGGCGAGAATTCGCGCGAACTGCGCCGGTCGGTCTGCGCAGGCCTCGAATTCATGGGCGTGGAGTTCGATCCCGCGGCCAACGAAGTGCGGGGCGAGGACAAAATCCTCTCGACGCCCGCGTCGCGGGTCAAAGTCGCCGTCATCGCTACCGACGAGGAGCTGATGATCGCCACCGACACCTACAATCTGGTCAAATGA